The DNA window ACCCCCTTTCCATGTCAAAGCCATACCAAAGTTCCAACAGCTGATTCAGCTTTGCGCCACTCCCCAGCCGTTGATATTAACTTGCTGGTCGACTTCGTCCGCAGTCTCTTCTACTAGTATCCCGCTTCCTCCTGGAGCTCTGTACCTGTCATCCGGCTGATACTCCTTGAGATTAGCTTCGGCGTCACTCAGCACTTGGTGAGCTTGAACTCCATGCTCGTAGGGCACATAAGGCTCTCCCGGCGCGACTATGTTAGCgtcaaggagctcgaggAGGCGAAAGCCgtgcttggccaagatgacTTCTTTCTCGGCGCGctcaatagcagcagccagctcgATCTGGAACGCTTCCCTGAAATTTTGGCGAGTCTGTGAAATGTAGGATCAGTAAACTGTGCCCGGTCTGCCAATCAGCAGAAAGCAGAGGCACTTACAAGATTTGTCAACTGCGCCTCAGCAACCAGACTCTCGGCCTCTACCCTAACAAGCTCCTGCTCCAGCGCGGCCAGTTTGATGTTTTGAGAAGGGGTCTTTGTTCTGATTTTCTGGATTTTATCCAACACCCTCATCTTTCTGTTGCGGATCGGTTGAACAATCTTCTCAATGTTGCGGATGATCTTGAGATGGCCACGCGCATCTTCTAGTGCAGTGGCGTAAGGCTCTGACAATTTGCCCAtctcttgaagaagaaggccgaccTTGCTGGATATGTCGACGATGGCCTCATCTCCCGAATTCTTGCCCCACTCGCAGATTTGCCTGCCAATTTCCACACGGTCTATACCCGCGGACTTGTATGCTTCGATGAGGCCTTTGTCATTCTTGATAATGCGGTATTGCTTTCGCGAGAGCTCGGGTTGAATGTAATCCAATAGCTTAGAGAGCGAGACAGAGCTCCGGGTCTTTGGCGGCGGATGTCCCGTAATAGAATGAGGCGATGCGCAATTATCCCTAATTGGAGCAGAGTTAGACCATGCCTCTTGGATACTGAGCCCCCGATTCCATGGCTGGTCTGGGGCGGTATCATCGAAAGATGCTTGAAAGGCATGTTGGGACGGCGCGACGGGCgataaaaaagaagtttgGGACATGATGAAATGATATGATGAGAATAGAAAAGAATAATCGgcccaaaaagaagagtacTGTGTGGATGGAAAtatgggaagaagagaaagacatgGAAATCACTTACATGGTGTTTATTTTCTTAGGTAAATCCTCAATCTTAACTTGGAAGGCGGCGTTCTAGTATAATTCGCAGGAGCACTGGATCCAAGGCCCCTTCTAGCTCAGAAAACTTgaattactttatttaaatGCGAGCAAGCCCAGCATTTTGAGTTGCATCTTCTGTCATGTCTGAGGAAGCCAGCTCGAACCGAAAAAAtgaaacaaagaagcaagTAAGTGCTGCTTCAAGGCCTCAGGAAACAAATGAATTGCAAACAAAGCAGAACGAGCACTGAATCAAAGAAATATGCCCCTCTATTTTATTTTAGAGCATGGCCGGCGAAAGGATGATTGAAGATGTGAACATTGTGTCGCAAAACATTGCTTGCTACAATCCACGAGATCATTGCCAGCTTGAGGTGATGTTGCCAATGTGAAGGCACATTGTCTCTTGCTGCTAAATGCGTCTTGAAAGGCACAAATAAAGCTAGGTAGTGCAACAAATCGCGCACTTGAATTGAAAGCAGTGAAGATAGAGGGTCTGATACGGGCTGCGATATCCCAACTTTGGAGATGGGCTGAGCCTATGATGTCATCCTGGTATTCCCATATTGCGAGACAAGAAGCAGGCATTGTGTAAGTGCAGACAGCAGCTTTGACTGGGGGAGATGTGAAATGCTCTTTGGATAAAGTAAATGCAATCGCTGATGAGGCGCTCTTCATGGGATGGGTCATGACGATGTCGACATCATTTCGTTCAATATTGTGGCTACTGGTTCGCTGCATGTGCTCAGAAGCGGAAGTGATTTGCAGTCGGATCATTGAAAGGCTGGCACCTGAAAGGGCGATCTAGATCATCTAGACAAAGCAAATATACATGTAcgctttataaaaaaaaaaaaaccagataaaaaacaaacagataAAGAGTAGATTGATGTTTCCAACGCCGTCGTCGCATAATCAGAGTCTCATGAAGCCGTGGCTTGCCTCGTTCCCGTCATTAACCGCCCGCTACCCGACCTTTGTTTCCAAGACCTCGTATCATACCATATCCCATCCTCAGCCCAAAAACGCTGAACCTTGATAACACCGATTCCAATTCTGCGCGATCCGTCTTATCTTTCCCCCTctaattttcttcttctttcataGGTCGCCAGCATGGTTGAGTATTTACACGTAGCGGCTCTGCGTCGTCTCCTTGTACACAACTCTCGCCGGGATGACGCTGCgcctggtgctgctggagctgatgcGCGGGCTGTATGTGCTGACCcgggggctgctgctgtatcGCTCAACGGCCGTGCGGCTTGTTCGCGGCGAGTGCGACTGATGGGAAGCAgaatggcggtggtgatggtggtagTAGTCGACGCCGGAGTCACGGTATGAGTCGCGGTACGAGTCGCGGTACGACTCACGGTGTGGCCGTGCAGGAATGATTTCCTCCTGGTAGTAGTATTTGGCCTTTGGTTCCACTGAGAAGCACATCTTTGTTGAGTTGAGCAGGCGAGACTGGGGTGAGATGTAAATAGACTAGATGGGCTGCTGTGTCGCTGTGTGCCGCTTTGCTTGTTCGGAATTTGCAAACGAAAAAACCCTTTATAGACTTTCTATCTGGCTTGAAGACGAATGAAGAAAGGATGCTTTGGTatatgaaagaaaagatggctGGATGAATCCTCTTTCAAAGGCAGGGGGACCATCACGtttctttaaataaaacCGAGCTGTGACAGCCTATGACTACTTAGGTACCTACGTTTTGACGTGCACCACCAATCAGTGCCCGCAGCTTCGGCCAagctcatcctcttcgtctttcgTGTGGCTTTTTCTCACTCGTTCCCGTGGCCAAGTTTCTGAATCTCTGATCCCTGTCGAGCGGCTCGAGCTGCCTCTGGCCCTGCGCCACTCCACCATTTCTGCATGTTCGGCGAGAACGCAAGGCACTGCTCTAAAACAAAGTAAGAGGCTAGCTGCTTCAGAGCCAACCAAAATGGCACAGCCTCACCCCCAGTTCGCAGCTGTTGGTCTCGCCTTTGCCGAATGCAAATGAATATCTAGACTATTAGCAGCTTTGAGCTGGTTGAGCTGATGTATTTTGTTTGAACATGTTTTGAGCTTGGCTTAGCCCTTATGCGAGGGCACGCACCCATTTGGTTGGGCTTTTCTTGGGgctgcttttttccttgGCTCGCTGCTTAGGATGGACGCATATTCGCGCCATCACGACAGGACGCTAATGTCGTCATCGCAGCAGCTCTCCGTAGCCCAATGGGGACCTCCCCAGGGACTATCGCCAGCATCATTGTACAGATTCCCGCCGTGCTATGATGCCAGGCGCCGAAAACGATGACATAAACATTAGGAAAACAAGTCTGCTTGGATTTCTACATAGATACTACGCTGCTAATGCTGGCGGCGGTCTGAGATCTAATGCGCCATAGATGTAGCGGATCTCGCCCATCATTTGCCAGATCGAAATCGTCGTCTCAAACGCCCACTTAATGACACATCATCTAAAAATACCGCTCTCGTTTTTCTATCCGTCAAACATGGGGACCCAAAATAAAGTTATAGATTAATCTGATACAAGTTTTATTTGGGCGAGAATCCCACCTCCACCTTTCCAACCGCCCATGCCGCGGCGTACACAGCAAGCATGCTTCCAAACACCACCAGGGGCTTTTGGAGGGTGCTTGCCAATGGGGTGTCGTACGAGATGATCAGATCTCGGAATCGAAAGTCATCTACCAGGTTCCTGGCCTTGATCACAATGGCGGTTCGGCCAGTGGTGTCGAGATAGGTCTTGTGAACACCAACTGATGTCTCAACAATTGACGAATCGGGGAGATCGGTGTAGAATTTCACGTTCCTGGTTCCTGATTAGCAACAACTCCAAGTATTAAAGTTTACATGGATCGGATAGGTAGTATGAAACAAGGGCAGTACTTACTCTGATCCCTCAGGGAGGAGGACGCGGACGGTGACATCTTCGTATTCAACGCCCTCAACTTGCTTGGGTCCCTCGATGAATGGAACCTTGAGCACATGGCCTCCGCTGGCAGTGTTGCGCAGGACGTTGGCAGCATTGGTGTTCCAGCCAATGGTGAAGGGGTACTTCCAGCCACCAAACACAGGGTAGCGGGGCTTCAGCTCCAACATGGCCTCACGCTTGCTGCTCCTGAATCGAGAAGTCGATACGTTTCCAATGGCATCGGTGAAGTAGGGATCAACGCTACCAATCTGAAGCGGGTACTTGAGTTCCTTCAGTGCAGAGGAGGCGGGGTTGTAGTATAGAGACTGCGCCCACTTCACGCGGTTGAACTGGGAGGAAAGGTTGGCACCTCGGTGATACAGGGTGTATTTTTCCTCAAATGCCACGTTGCCGCCCCAGTGGCTGACCTCGATatctctctccagctctgaCACGTGGATCACAGGCTTGGTAAACTCGAATCTAATCTGGGCTGGGTAGACGGCGCCGGCAGGCTGTTCGTCAAAGGGTCCATACAGCAGCTTGCTACCGTGCTTCTCAGGATATTCCTTGCCCTCGCTATTGGTAAATGTGGTGTAGTCTGGGATGGTGACCGTCGACAGCTTGACCTCGGTCTTCTGCTTCAAGGTCGGGTATGCCGACGCAGCGTAGAGGGAGAAGTTGTATACCAAGTACTGCTGCTCGTCCTGCTCGATTGAGGCCGGGAGAGGGCGATATGGCTTTAGGTAGTACCATGAGATGGCGAGGGTCTGCTGGGCGCCAGCCTTTAGGGGTGCCGGCAATGTGATGCGGTAGTATTGAACGTCGCTGCATGCGATTGTTTAGCAAAATGAAGCTTCATCAATTGCCTAATGGCGACAATTGGCGCAAACGACAAGTAAACCTACCTCTGAGAACTATACTCGACTCGGTCGACTCCAAAGGGTCCAACCTTGTCATCTTTGCGATCTTTCGCCTCGATGCCACCGAGTCGAGCTATCTGATCCGCGGTAAACGGCACAAAGTATTCGTCTTGAGGCTTGCCAGAAACATTCTCAACCAAAACGTTGATTTGTTCCCTCGCAAAGCTCTTCTCGACCGAAACGACATGCACTAAGTTGTTGTTCTTAAAGACTGGTGGGGGCTTGAAGTCGGCAGGCAAAGAAGCGACAGAGAGGGCGCTGCAAGGACCAGCCAGGAGGCCCAGAAGCGTCGCTACAAACGATAACGACTTCATGGTGACGAGGGAGTGGAAGCGACGCTCATTGATTGTGCGTGCCCTGCGCAATGGGAGTCGGACTCGATCGCGAGACTGTGGCAGCTTGGCTCTTAGTGGGCAGCCCCAAAAAGCATACGTCGCCCATTCGATTAGCGACAGCGACGAGCTACAGGGGTGCTAATGGGAGAGCTCGGACCCAGCCAACCAGAGGCCGCGCTGGGGCTGTCCCGGCGTTATGAATTTCCGGGCTCGGAGTACAGACGAGGTACCTCTTCTTATCCTTGCCGTTTTGCTGCCCTGCTGAAGCTTGTTTCGCAGTGTGTGTAAGGTAGTGGAGACATGACGATAGCGGTGCatcctttcttttgtttgcgGCATCTTCCTGAATCTGCCGGCAATGCTGGAAGGGTTACTATTGCACTATTACAGGATGAGATATAGCAATTGGGAAAAAAGATGTAATTGTGATTGTaaactataaaaaaaatggaTGGTTATAGCATGTTCGGCTGCCTGATGACCAGACAATAACGAAACAAAAACGCTCATATCTGCATCTGCTGGCAATTGATGGCAGTTGAAGCCACTAAAAGCTGCTCTCCATAATCGCTATTTGGAAGCCTGGCTGGCGTGGAGGCAATGAGAGCAACAGCCAACCAGGGCCGGCAGGAGTTGCCCAACGACCCGAACTAGCCCAACCTTGTGGACTTTTTATAGCTCCAAATCTGCTTCCGTTGCTGAGTCCGGCTTCTAGACTCGGTGCTCTTGCTACTGCTAGAATTCTCTCGACCAACATCGCCTCCTATTCTGTGCTTTTCTACATTCCTGTCTTTGCATTGCTACTTCGCACCCAACTCAACCTCACGCCCTCGCAGTGGTTGTTTGATTGCTACTCGCTCATCCTCTTCGGAGCTCTTTTGACTACCCCGCCAGCCCCGCGATCCTGCTGTAAAAATGGTTGGACTTGGACCCCGTCCACCTCCCTCTAGAAAGGGTACGTTTAGTGTTTGATATCTGGGGATCTGGAGCTGTCGTTGCTTTATTTTGTCATTCATCTTTCAATCTGTTGCTTCTTGTGTCATCATTGGCTCTGGCCGGGGCTCTGGTGCAGCTTTGGCGTCTCTTCGTTGGTGCCTGCTGTTCCCCATATCATGCCATGCCAGGCTCGCCAAGAACAGGAGATTCTTCTCCGGTAGCATGTGCCAATATAGCTGCTAGGCCTTGAGCTATGGAAAATCATTGGGTACTCGAAGCAAAGGCATGAGTAAGACATTTTTTAGCTTTCAATGCCTAAGCAGTCTCAACCACAAGCTACGCGCAATTGCAAGATAAGCAACGGCTTCGAGTGTCCCGTGGACGTCATTTTCATGTTGCACAGACGCTCAGACCTCGTCCAGGGCCAACGCCATGATTCAAATTCACCACAACGAGAATTATCCTTTCTCTTCGAGATCGAGTGGATCTCTTTCATCAATACACAACTTTACACGCTTGATACCCTTTATTTTCTCAAGCAATCGGGCTGCCAGATATCATGGAGGGTCTCGTA is part of the Trichoderma atroviride chromosome 1, complete sequence genome and encodes:
- a CDS encoding uncharacterized protein (EggNog:ENOG41), whose product is MDNCASPHSITGHPPPKTRSSVSLSKLLDYIQPELSRKQYRIIKNDKGLIEAYKSAGIDRVEIGRQICEWGKNSGDEAIVDISSKVGLLLQEMGKLSEPYATALEDARGHLKIIRNIEKIVQPIRNRKMRVLDKIQKIRTKTPSQNIKLAALEQELVRVEAESLVAEAQLTNLTRQNFREAFQIELAAAIERAEKEVILAKHGFRLLELLDANIVAPGEPYVPYEHGVQAHQVLSDAEANLKEYQPDDRYRAPGGSGILVEETADEVDQQVNINGWGVAQS
- a CDS encoding uncharacterized protein (TransMembrane:1 (n4-15c20/21o458-475i)~BUSCO:EOG092D1UCZ~SECRETED:SignalP(1-20)), whose amino-acid sequence is MKSLSFVATLLGLLAGPCSALSVASLPADFKPPPVFKNNNLVHVVSVEKSFAREQINVLVENVSGKPQDEYFVPFTADQIARLGGIEAKDRKDDKVGPFGVDRVEYSSQSDVQYYRITLPAPLKAGAQQTLAISWYYLKPYRPLPASIEQDEQQYLVYNFSLYAASAYPTLKQKTEVKLSTVTIPDYTTFTNSEGKEYPEKHGSKLLYGPFDEQPAGAVYPAQIRFEFTKPVIHVSELERDIEVSHWGGNVAFEEKYTLYHRGANLSSQFNRVKWAQSLYYNPASSALKELKYPLQIGSVDPYFTDAIGNVSTSRFRSSKREAMLELKPRYPVFGGWKYPFTIGWNTNAANVLRNTASGGHVLKVPFIEGPKQVEGVEYEDVTVRVLLPEGSENVKFYTDLPDSSIVETSVGVHKTYLDTTGRTAIVIKARNLVDDFRFRDLIISYDTPLASTLQKPLVVFGSMLAVYAAAWAVGKVEVGFSPK